Proteins encoded together in one Candidatus Zixiibacteriota bacterium window:
- the lnt gene encoding apolipoprotein N-acyltransferase codes for MKSLLASIKAFFWPPDAALRLRRAELTFWAFVLALAYLPLPFGFLAWLALFRPLAIIVNLKGKEVFKAAYFYSFMSNIFILYWVAIVTPPGMIAAVFILSLYPAAVLSLFVRLYHWKKYIGLTALPFLWVGMEYFRSLSEFAFPWTDLAYSQGYYLTFIQIVSVIGSYGLSFIIVILNILVWQFLERGARLERRVSSALAFAGIIVSVYLYGWVVFPPYPDPGKIKVSLLQGNVDLDIKWTPETRDWNFALYDTLIEEAAEDSAHLIVWPETAAPCYPRHEPRYKRMLSESARKSGAYNIVGTLDIETRGDKGKTYNSAFQFAPDGTMSAAYHKVNLVPFSEHVPYQDYFPFLTREFLENYLTFIRTQEVEWWSDFYPGDSIVIFETDQTAYAVLICFESAFPEYIRQCLLKGGEFLVNITNDTWFGRSPGPFQHMRIAVFRAVENRVWIARCANSGISALIDPYGRETVRAGLYERKVITGGLKPLDEYTLFTLHGPVIGRLSLYVTLFLILTVAFFRIVGQLKNKSPR; via the coding sequence GTGAAGTCCCTGCTGGCAAGCATTAAAGCCTTCTTCTGGCCCCCCGACGCCGCTCTGCGGCTCCGCAGGGCTGAACTGACCTTCTGGGCGTTTGTCCTCGCCCTGGCATATCTTCCGCTACCTTTCGGATTCCTGGCATGGCTGGCGCTTTTCAGGCCGCTGGCAATAATTGTCAATCTCAAAGGGAAAGAGGTTTTTAAGGCGGCATACTTCTATTCGTTTATGTCGAATATCTTTATTCTTTACTGGGTGGCGATAGTAACCCCGCCTGGTATGATTGCCGCGGTTTTTATCCTTTCCCTCTACCCGGCGGCCGTGCTTTCTCTTTTCGTTCGTCTTTACCACTGGAAAAAATATATCGGTCTGACCGCGCTTCCCTTCCTCTGGGTCGGGATGGAATACTTTCGGAGCCTCAGCGAATTTGCCTTTCCCTGGACTGACCTGGCGTACAGCCAGGGGTATTATCTGACCTTCATACAGATTGTCTCCGTGATTGGCTCCTATGGTCTCTCTTTCATAATTGTCATCCTGAATATTCTGGTCTGGCAGTTTTTGGAGAGGGGCGCTCGTCTTGAAAGAAGAGTGAGTTCCGCCCTTGCTTTTGCCGGAATAATAGTCAGTGTATATCTCTATGGATGGGTGGTCTTTCCGCCCTATCCCGATCCGGGGAAAATAAAGGTCTCGCTTTTGCAGGGGAATGTTGACCTCGATATCAAATGGACGCCGGAAACCAGGGATTGGAATTTTGCGCTGTATGATACTCTGATTGAGGAAGCGGCGGAAGATTCGGCTCATCTGATAGTTTGGCCCGAAACGGCTGCCCCCTGCTATCCCCGCCATGAGCCGCGGTACAAGAGGATGCTGAGCGAGTCGGCGCGCAAGAGCGGCGCCTACAATATTGTGGGGACGCTTGATATTGAAACCAGGGGCGACAAAGGGAAAACCTATAATTCCGCCTTCCAGTTTGCGCCTGATGGTACAATGTCGGCGGCATATCACAAAGTCAATCTGGTGCCGTTTTCGGAACATGTCCCGTACCAGGACTATTTTCCTTTTCTGACAAGGGAATTTCTGGAAAATTATCTTACTTTTATCCGGACGCAGGAGGTGGAGTGGTGGTCCGACTTCTACCCGGGCGATTCCATTGTTATCTTTGAGACCGACCAGACTGCCTATGCTGTTCTTATCTGTTTTGAATCGGCATTCCCGGAATATATCCGTCAATGTCTTCTCAAAGGGGGAGAGTTCCTTGTCAATATCACCAACGATACCTGGTTTGGCCGCTCCCCGGGACCGTTTCAGCATATGCGTATTGCCGTTTTTCGGGCGGTCGAAAACCGGGTCTGGATAGCCCGCTGCGCCAACAGCGGTATTTCGGCTCTGATTGACCCCTACGGCAGAGAAACCGTTCGAGCCGGATTATACGAAAGAAAGGTCATAACCGGGGGGCTCAAACCGCTTGATGAATATACTTTATTCACCCTCCATGGACCGGTTATCGGACGTCTCTCCTTATATGTCACTCTCTTCCTGATTCTCACGGTGGCTTTTTTCCGGATTGTCGGTCAACTTAAGAACAAATCGCCCCGGTGA
- a CDS encoding glycosyltransferase, whose product MKLLMLADGRSVHSARYLAEMKRNGVEITMASLEPGEPVDKNLKRISGINFLDYLLCAGEISRLAKVLKPDIINPHFASGYGFSTAFAGLHSRFPVILHCLGSDILISPTKSALHRARVRYALKQSDHIIVDSAYLGEQVRGLGYREDIAIIPWGLEDEYFLLFEKKIADKPFDSTPLKIIVPRPHNKIYNNRFIIESLAGILKKGNLIITFPDWGDEVSIFREAVERLGIGEAVRFYGRLSRKEFIPYYASFDIYLSASLSDSSPASLLEAMGIGLFPIVADIPGVREWVGKTNGVLFDPRDPASLQGAVEKLLNDSYPVEKILESNHRMAASKARFSDNIAATIKVMERIIARRAG is encoded by the coding sequence ATGAAACTCCTGATGCTCGCCGATGGCCGCTCGGTGCACTCGGCCCGTTATCTGGCCGAGATGAAACGAAACGGCGTTGAGATAACAATGGCGTCGCTGGAGCCGGGGGAGCCGGTGGACAAGAATCTCAAGCGGATAAGCGGGATTAATTTTCTTGATTACCTTCTTTGCGCCGGTGAGATTAGCCGTCTGGCGAAAGTCTTGAAGCCCGATATAATCAATCCCCACTTCGCTTCAGGTTACGGATTCTCTACCGCCTTTGCCGGTTTGCATAGCAGGTTTCCGGTCATCCTTCATTGCCTCGGCTCTGATATCCTGATATCTCCAACCAAATCCGCACTTCACCGCGCCCGTGTCCGATATGCGTTGAAGCAGTCCGACCATATTATTGTCGATTCCGCCTACCTTGGTGAACAGGTTAGAGGGCTGGGTTACAGAGAGGATATTGCGATCATCCCCTGGGGGCTGGAGGATGAATATTTTTTGCTCTTTGAGAAAAAGATTGCAGATAAACCGTTTGACAGCACACCTCTGAAAATAATTGTCCCGCGACCGCACAACAAAATATACAATAACCGCTTCATCATTGAGTCATTAGCCGGTATCTTGAAAAAGGGTAACCTTATTATAACCTTTCCCGATTGGGGTGATGAGGTGTCGATATTTCGAGAAGCGGTCGAACGGCTTGGAATCGGAGAGGCGGTACGGTTCTACGGCCGGTTATCCCGAAAGGAATTTATCCCGTATTATGCATCGTTTGATATCTATCTTTCGGCATCATTATCTGATTCTTCTCCGGCTTCACTTCTGGAGGCGATGGGTATCGGGCTCTTTCCGATAGTAGCGGACATTCCGGGTGTGCGGGAATGGGTTGGAAAGACCAACGGCGTCCTCTTTGACCCCCGTGACCCCGCGAGTCTGCAGGGTGCGGTTGAAAAACTGCTCAACGATAGCTATCCTGTGGAGAAGATTCTGGAGAGCAATCATAGGATGGCGGCGTCAAAGGCGCGCTTCAGCGACAATATCGCCGCCACCATCAAGGTGATGGAAAGGATAATAGCCCGTCGTGCCGGATAA
- a CDS encoding two-component regulator propeller domain-containing protein, whose product MPKAFMLIYAAVFVVIAGVAPVRAETSAEFHGWMSYTSTKEVRHLDFFDDSLQVVTYGGWLKIDPLSGGMRKLTNASGIGTNDLHYVMKDIAGNVWLAGYGRLIKQSDGNFTPYLFFDRDNNLITIYTIEDDGDQLWLGTSRGLYLFSKQVNGGQIEDFYFRFGGINPEPSVYDIMIDGDSIWLATSGGMAVANKSNPDLLKSYINWQSFNTNNFPVLAVDTVRALALYRDTVHLGTTRSAFKLSLSAIDTTFTRLSTRLPISVRKMTLEGDSLFIYSSGGFFIKHGAAIYWNNTPSLPNYNFAAGRLVGSQHWLGMARDGLYLGDLTTYEKFNDEGLPGNNVSALSTSAAGNVVGCFDRNGAAVFDGQGWSGINLSLREWATSTVQDLLENIWLAAWGDGLFQVTPDSIIRYNEANSTLRGVIEAHDYVVVRDLAVSSSYLYACQFISRENNNVSIMNLYNRSQWISFGMSDGVMMEGALSIDFTDRYFAVGTENNGVFYYHYGTNPFDKNDDSAVNFREDNSRLGSNNVNVVRFDRNGILWVGTKYGLSRYDPGIERFINVLLPADFGPEVTALAFDRRGNIWMGSRRGLAKYNSVSGTIDVYTTLNSGLADNIINALMINPVTNDVWVGTPAGVSRLSSPIGAPTSDITQVIAFPNPFRVSGNGEFLSFNYNGEATVRIFTASGEKVREFNINIPWDGKNQQGQPLATGVYLFLLTAEDGSVGRGKILLIRE is encoded by the coding sequence ATGCCAAAAGCCTTTATGCTGATTTACGCCGCGGTTTTTGTAGTCATCGCGGGGGTCGCTCCGGTACGGGCGGAAACAAGCGCGGAATTCCACGGTTGGATGTCGTACACTTCGACCAAGGAAGTTCGGCACCTTGACTTTTTTGACGACTCTCTTCAGGTAGTTACATACGGCGGGTGGCTGAAGATTGACCCGCTCAGCGGTGGAATGCGAAAGCTCACCAATGCTTCCGGCATCGGCACCAATGACCTGCATTATGTTATGAAGGATATTGCCGGAAATGTCTGGCTGGCCGGCTACGGGCGGCTCATTAAGCAGAGTGACGGCAATTTTACCCCTTATCTGTTTTTCGACCGCGACAACAATCTGATAACTATCTATACGATTGAAGATGACGGCGACCAGTTATGGCTGGGGACATCGCGCGGACTTTATCTCTTTTCGAAACAGGTCAATGGCGGGCAGATTGAAGATTTCTATTTTCGCTTTGGAGGGATTAATCCGGAGCCGTCAGTTTATGACATTATGATTGATGGCGACAGTATCTGGCTTGCCACCTCCGGCGGTATGGCGGTGGCGAATAAATCGAATCCTGACCTGCTCAAATCGTACATCAACTGGCAGAGTTTCAATACCAACAATTTTCCGGTGCTGGCGGTCGATACCGTTCGCGCCCTGGCTCTATATCGCGACACGGTACATCTCGGCACCACCCGCAGCGCCTTCAAATTGTCCCTGTCTGCCATCGATACCACTTTCACCCGTCTATCGACCCGACTTCCTATCTCCGTGCGGAAAATGACCCTGGAGGGGGATTCGCTATTCATTTACTCATCAGGGGGGTTCTTTATTAAGCATGGCGCCGCTATCTACTGGAACAATACTCCGTCTCTTCCCAATTATAATTTTGCCGCGGGACGGCTGGTCGGCTCGCAGCACTGGCTCGGGATGGCGCGGGATGGTTTATATCTGGGTGATCTGACCACGTATGAAAAGTTCAACGATGAAGGATTGCCGGGCAATAACGTGTCCGCTCTCTCTACCAGCGCCGCCGGAAATGTGGTGGGATGTTTTGACCGCAACGGCGCCGCGGTCTTTGACGGCCAGGGGTGGAGCGGTATCAATCTCAGTCTCCGGGAATGGGCGACCTCGACGGTCCAGGACCTGCTTGAAAATATCTGGCTGGCGGCCTGGGGAGACGGGCTCTTTCAGGTTACCCCGGACAGCATTATAAGATATAATGAAGCCAATTCCACCCTGCGCGGTGTTATCGAAGCCCACGATTATGTAGTAGTGAGGGACTTGGCTGTAAGTTCATCCTACCTGTACGCCTGCCAGTTTATCTCCCGCGAGAATAACAATGTATCCATAATGAACCTCTATAACCGCTCACAGTGGATATCTTTCGGGATGTCGGATGGGGTGATGATGGAGGGGGCTTTGTCGATAGACTTCACTGACCGATATTTCGCGGTCGGCACCGAAAACAACGGCGTCTTCTATTATCACTATGGGACAAATCCTTTTGACAAGAATGATGATTCGGCGGTAAATTTTCGCGAAGACAACAGCCGTCTCGGCTCCAATAATGTCAATGTCGTCCGCTTCGACCGCAACGGCATTCTCTGGGTCGGCACCAAGTATGGTCTGTCTCGTTACGACCCCGGCATAGAGCGGTTTATCAATGTGCTTCTCCCTGCCGACTTTGGACCGGAAGTGACCGCCCTGGCATTTGACCGTCGCGGCAATATCTGGATGGGTTCGCGGCGGGGGCTGGCGAAATATAATTCAGTCAGCGGCACCATTGATGTCTATACCACACTGAATTCCGGCCTGGCGGATAATATCATCAATGCCCTGATGATTAACCCGGTGACTAATGATGTCTGGGTGGGCACTCCTGCCGGAGTCTCCCGGCTGAGTTCGCCCATCGGCGCGCCAACGTCTGATATAACGCAGGTAATCGCTTTTCCCAATCCATTCCGGGTAAGCGGGAACGGGGAGTTTCTCTCTTTCAATTATAATGGTGAGGCGACTGTCAGGATTTTTACGGCATCAGGGGAGAAAGTCCGAGAATTTAATATTAATATTCCCTGGGACGGAAAAAATCAGCAGGGTCAGCCGCTGGCAACCGGGGTGTATCTTTTTCTTTTGACCGCCGAGGATGGCTCGGTGGGGCGCGGCAAAATTCTATTGATACGGGAATAA
- a CDS encoding GNAT family N-acetyltransferase has product MPFTTFSIAEIPRAKWAELSAGSLFSSPEFTSLWTTVGGAPIFFADEDNGGLRAGMAAISFGSGFGKRLRSMPEGLYGGPFYNSTVSESDRNRFVSSLVHYLRPRRYMRADIFNPAEVIINRAFRRREHSTQILDLMAPLSADSKRETEIRHGMKQGGEVAAFEYDRYSEQFFRLARANLQRSGRKLKLTPQFFERLYSLSQQDERILWLMVSKKERLAASHIYLVERNQMLYWQSCFDREFSDLKPNYLMLDYAIRWARARGLKYFNFGASPSGAETLIQFKSSWGGVQTPYFFYTYKNLLGKLYYRGKRA; this is encoded by the coding sequence ATGCCCTTCACCACTTTTTCAATCGCCGAAATTCCGCGCGCGAAGTGGGCAGAGCTCAGCGCCGGCTCTCTTTTTTCGTCGCCGGAATTCACATCACTCTGGACGACGGTCGGAGGCGCTCCCATTTTTTTTGCCGACGAGGATAATGGAGGATTAAGAGCCGGTATGGCAGCGATCTCTTTCGGCAGCGGTTTTGGCAAGCGGCTCCGCTCCATGCCGGAGGGGCTTTACGGAGGACCTTTTTACAATAGTACCGTGAGCGAGAGTGATAGAAATAGATTTGTATCGTCTTTGGTTCATTATCTGCGGCCCCGGCGGTACATGAGAGCCGATATTTTCAATCCGGCAGAGGTAATTATTAACCGGGCATTCCGCCGACGGGAACATTCCACCCAGATTCTCGACCTTATGGCTCCCTTATCTGCCGATTCCAAACGGGAGACGGAAATTCGCCACGGAATGAAGCAAGGGGGGGAAGTCGCCGCTTTTGAATATGACCGATACTCCGAGCAATTCTTTCGTCTGGCAAGAGCCAATCTGCAGCGGTCAGGCAGGAAACTGAAACTTACTCCGCAGTTTTTCGAGAGACTATATTCTCTCTCTCAGCAAGATGAGCGCATTCTGTGGCTGATGGTGAGCAAGAAGGAAAGGCTGGCGGCGTCACATATTTACCTGGTCGAAAGAAATCAGATGCTCTACTGGCAGAGTTGTTTTGACCGGGAGTTCTCCGACTTAAAACCCAACTATCTGATGCTTGACTACGCTATTCGTTGGGCGCGCGCCCGGGGACTTAAATATTTCAATTTTGGCGCTTCTCCGTCCGGAGCCGAGACATTGATACAGTTCAAGAGCAGTTGGGGCGGAGTACAAACCCCTTATTTTTTCTATACCTATAAGAATCTTCTGGGGAAGCTTTACTATCGCGGGAAGAGGGCATGA